A region from the Benincasa hispida cultivar B227 chromosome 8, ASM972705v1, whole genome shotgun sequence genome encodes:
- the LOC120083875 gene encoding pescadillo homolog → MVNKVTRKKHYRPPGKKKEGNAARYVTRSQAVKQLQIGLPLFRKLCIFKGIFPREPKKKFKGNHHTYYHLKDVAFLHHEPLLEKCREIRAYEKKIKKADAKKNKERANFLKENKLTYGLGRIIKERYPKFIDALRDLDDCLSMVHLFAALPAQERLKVEAKRIHNCRRLAHEWQAFISRTHKLRKVFISVKGIYYQAEVEGQKITWLAPHALHQILTDDVDLTVILNFMEFYENLLVFVNYRVYHSINLEYPPILDPHLEALAADLYGLLRYFDANTRASLLNSQTSSSSEFGQLDAEDSELRLAQLQHQLPLNEPTALMHLVEDAAGMDEDEDDDTRECKNLFKNMKFFLSREVHRESLLFIIPAFGGMVSWEGDGAPFKESDKTITHQIVDRSTQTHKFLSRDYVQPQWVFDCVNTRMILPTEDYLVGRDPPPHLSPFVDNDAEGYVPDYAVTLNKLKAAAKNEVLPLLGVGKEDLDDPQKLLEEGVIDRAKAIEAAEKKQKMMALEKQYHDELKLELQGVKYSSAISNVDKQLPEQESEGGEDTNLPDYQQIAEDTDNLSKVMMSRKKKNLYEAMQIGKRTKKGKIDLLIERKKKHKESHKAQ, encoded by the exons ATGGTGAATAAAGTCACCAGGAAGAAGCATTACAGGCCTCCG gggaagaagaaggaggGCAACGCAGCAAGATATGTGACCAGGTCGCAGGCTGTGAAGCAGCTGCAAATTGGTTTGCCACTTTTCAG GAAGCTATGCATTTTCAAGGGAATATTTCCTCGAGAgccaaaaaagaaatttaaaggaaatCATCACACTTACTACCATTTGAAGGACGTTGCTTTTCTTCATCATGAACCACTTTTGGAGAAATGTAGAGAGATTAGGGCGTATGAAAAGAAGATCAAAAAAGCTGATGCAAAGAAGAATAAGGAGCGTGCAAACTTTCTAAAAGAAAACAAGCTTACATATGGATTAGGCAGAATAATAAAGGAGAG ATACCCAAAATTCATTGATGCACTTAGAGATTTGGATGATTGCCTCTCAATGGTGCACCTTTTTGCGGCATTACCCGCACAAGAGAGGTTAAAGGTTGAGGCAAAGCGCATTCATAATTGTCGGAG GTTGGCTCATGAATGGCAAGCATTTATTTCTCGAACTCATAAACTACGAAAAGTCTTTATATCTGTGAAAGGCATTTACTATCAG gctgaggtaGAAGGTCAAAAGATTACATGGCTTGCCCCTCATGCACTGCATCAGATATTGACTGATGATGTTGACTTAACTGTTATTCTTAACTTCATGGAATTTTATGAG AATCTTCTTGTCTTTGTGAACTATCGCGTATATCACTCAATTAATTTGGAGTATCCACCGATTCTGGACCCTCATTTGGAGGCTTTGGCAGCAG ATCTTTATGGTTTGTTAAGATACTTTGATGCCAACACGAGAGCTTCCCTATTAAATTCCCAGACTTCTAGTTCATCTGAATTTGGACAATTAGATGCTGAAGACTCTGAGCTTAGACTTGCGCAGCTTCAACACCAGCTTCCCTTAAATGAGCCAACTGCATTGATGCATCTTGTTGAAGATGCAGCTGGTATGGATGAGGATGAGGATGATGATACTAGAGAATGCAAGAACCTTTTTAAGAACATGAAGTTCTTCTTGAGCCGTGAG GTTCATAGAGAATCACTGCTTTTCATTATTCCTGCTTTTGGTGGCATGGTTTCGTGGGAAGGAGATGGAGCACCATTTAAGGAATCTGATAAGACCATTACCCATCAG ATTGTTGACCGGTCAACACAGACTCACAAGTTTCTCTCTAGAGACTATGTTCAGCCACAATGGGTTTTTGATTGTGTGAATACTCGGATGATCTTACCGACTGAGGATTATTTGGTGGGAAG GGATCCTCCTCCACACTTGTCACCTTTTGTTGACAATGATGCAGAAGGATATGTTCCTGATTACGCCGTGACCCTTAACAAGTTGAAGGCAGCTGCCAAAAATGAAGTCTTGCCATTGCTGGGAGTAGGGAAAGAAGATTTGGATGATCCTCAGAAATTATTGGAAGAAGGTGTCATTGATCGAGCTAAGGCTATCGAAGCTGCTgagaagaaacaaaag ATGATGGCTCTTGAGAAACAATATCATGATGAGTTAAAATTGGAGCTTCAAGGAGTAAAGTATTCTTCAGCTATTTCAAATGTCGATAAGCAGTTGCCTGAACAGGAGAGTGAGGGTGGTGAGGATACCAACCTCCCTGATTATCAACAAATAGCCGAAGATACAGATAACCTGTCAAAGGTTATGATGTCacggaagaagaaaaatctttaTGAAGCTATGCAG ATTGGTAAAAGAACGAAGAAGGGTAAAATTGATCTTCTCATTGAAAggaagaaaaagcataaagaatCTCACAAAGCGCAGTAA